One stretch of Candidatus Baltobacteraceae bacterium DNA includes these proteins:
- a CDS encoding glycosyltransferase family 2 protein, with product MSSELISVVVPLYNEEGNVDELVRRLRAVVAALPGEPRYELVLVNDGSRDATLLRLRDLALTHHEIVVVNLSRNFGHQIAATAGIDTARGNAIVLMDGDLQDPPELIGAFLERWREGYDVVYAVRRSRKGEGTFKLVTARAFYRIVRRLTNVAIPLDTGDFRLMSRRVVDALKMTRERHRFLRGLVSWVGYPQIGVEYDRDERFSGTTKYPLTKMMRFAIDGITSFSEIPLRFSSYLGFTVSIVAFIVAIIEILIKLFTGYNLPGYTSTIFAILFLGGVQLIAIGTLGEYIGRIYEQVKGRPLYLIADVIREGELEVTDPMVSVRESG from the coding sequence ATGTCATCGGAGCTGATCTCGGTCGTCGTCCCGCTTTACAACGAAGAGGGGAACGTCGACGAACTGGTGCGGCGCTTGCGCGCGGTTGTCGCGGCTTTGCCCGGCGAACCACGCTACGAGCTCGTCTTGGTCAACGACGGCTCGCGCGATGCGACGCTTCTCCGCCTTCGCGATCTTGCACTCACCCACCATGAGATCGTTGTCGTCAACCTGTCGCGAAATTTTGGCCACCAGATCGCGGCAACGGCAGGCATCGACACGGCGCGCGGCAATGCGATCGTTCTGATGGACGGCGATCTCCAAGATCCGCCGGAGCTGATCGGGGCATTCTTGGAGCGCTGGCGCGAAGGCTACGACGTCGTCTATGCGGTGCGACGTTCGCGCAAGGGCGAAGGAACGTTCAAGCTCGTGACCGCTCGCGCGTTCTATCGCATCGTTCGACGCTTGACGAACGTCGCGATTCCCCTCGACACCGGCGATTTTCGTTTGATGAGCCGGCGAGTGGTGGACGCGCTGAAGATGACGCGCGAGCGGCATCGGTTTCTGCGCGGCCTCGTGAGCTGGGTCGGATATCCGCAAATCGGCGTCGAGTACGATCGCGACGAGCGTTTTTCCGGAACGACTAAATATCCGCTCACAAAGATGATGCGGTTTGCAATCGACGGGATTACGAGCTTCAGCGAAATTCCGCTGCGATTTTCTTCCTATCTTGGATTCACCGTTTCGATCGTTGCGTTCATCGTCGCGATCATTGAGATCCTTATCAAACTCTTCACCGGATACAATCTCCCCGGTTACACCTCGACGATCTTCGCAATCCTTTTTCTCGGGGGCGTCCAACTGATTGCAATCGGGACGCTTGGTGAGTATATCGGGCGAATCTACGAACAAGTAAAAGGCCGTCCGCTCTATTTGATCGCCGACGTCATTCGCGAAGGTGAGCTCGAGGTTACCGACCCAATGGTCAGCGTTCGAGAATCAGGCTGA
- a CDS encoding thymidine phosphorylase, whose protein sequence is MDEVQLRRAIVRKRDGEPLDAATWEAIVAAYARGELDDAPVAALLMACVFRGLDRSETLALTRAMIASGETIDLGFDAVDKHSTGGVGDTVSLAVVPLVAACGVRVAKLSGHALGHTGGTLDKLEAIPGVQTELPVARFRDIVWKLGCAISAQSAQLVPADKKLYALRDRTGTVRSNGLIAASIVSKKIASGARWIVYDVKCGRGSFLSTETEAFELAETMVRLTEDFGRSAIAHITDMEEPLGPAIGSGVEAIEARDFLRGTRRDSRLAAGVMHVGEAMLELAGVRNPQPRMQAVLDDGTAYEKFVAMIEAQGGSRGHLEDMRALPARAVVAARSGFVHEFDVVALGELAHDMVRAEGTLAGIRLAVRLGEAVSAGEIVAELFGGDEAAERRAHAAISIGSTQPDSRTLTIGSVTSSSPSRMTSAIK, encoded by the coding sequence ATGGACGAAGTCCAACTGCGTCGCGCAATCGTTCGAAAGCGCGACGGCGAACCGCTCGATGCCGCGACGTGGGAAGCAATCGTCGCGGCATACGCCCGTGGCGAGCTCGACGACGCGCCTGTTGCGGCGCTCCTGATGGCGTGCGTTTTTCGCGGACTCGACCGCAGTGAGACGCTCGCGCTGACGCGCGCAATGATCGCCTCCGGTGAGACGATCGATCTTGGTTTCGATGCGGTCGACAAACATTCGACCGGTGGCGTAGGAGACACGGTCTCGCTTGCGGTCGTCCCGCTTGTCGCGGCGTGCGGTGTACGCGTTGCCAAGCTTTCCGGACACGCGCTTGGGCATACCGGCGGTACGCTCGACAAACTTGAAGCGATCCCGGGCGTGCAGACCGAGCTTCCCGTGGCGCGCTTTCGCGATATCGTCTGGAAGCTCGGTTGCGCAATCTCCGCGCAAAGCGCGCAGTTGGTACCCGCCGACAAGAAATTGTACGCGCTTCGCGATCGAACCGGGACCGTTCGCAGCAATGGATTGATCGCTGCTTCGATCGTTTCGAAGAAGATCGCGAGCGGCGCGCGCTGGATCGTCTACGACGTCAAATGCGGCCGTGGCTCATTCTTGAGTACCGAGACTGAAGCGTTCGAGCTCGCTGAAACAATGGTACGGCTAACCGAAGACTTCGGGCGCAGCGCCATTGCACACATCACTGATATGGAGGAGCCGCTCGGTCCGGCGATTGGCTCCGGAGTCGAAGCCATCGAAGCGCGCGACTTTCTGCGCGGCACGCGCCGCGACTCGCGCTTGGCCGCAGGCGTGATGCACGTCGGCGAAGCGATGCTCGAACTAGCGGGCGTCCGAAATCCGCAACCACGTATGCAAGCCGTGCTCGATGACGGAACCGCCTACGAGAAGTTCGTTGCGATGATCGAAGCACAAGGTGGTTCGCGCGGGCATCTCGAGGATATGCGCGCCCTTCCCGCGCGCGCGGTCGTCGCGGCCAGGAGTGGATTCGTTCACGAGTTCGACGTCGTCGCGCTTGGAGAGCTCGCTCACGATATGGTGCGTGCGGAAGGCACGCTTGCGGGTATACGTCTTGCCGTGCGTTTAGGTGAAGCAGTCTCGGCCGGTGAGATCGTAGCGGAGCTTTTTGGAGGCGACGAGGCTGCCGAGCGGCGCGCGCACGCCGCAATTTCTATCGGCTCGACTCAGCCTGATTCTCGAACGCTGACCATTGGGTCGGTAACCTCGAGCTCACCTTCGCGAATGACGTCGGCGATCAAATAG
- a CDS encoding O-antigen ligase family protein, producing the protein MAVFPPVDLLSLAVYAALGGVVLLATRLRPSNAIVALIATAPFDFSHAVGATTITFDKVALLAAVVGLGLRRPRVTIPRTIGISIFFVILATLLTFAVAEYKGPVLRETLKWIQYLLIFTVAAAAWQLDPDRRRLEGAVTLTVTAVAFLALAQEFIGSPTGIWFGDRAFPRIAGPLEGPNQLAGYLGIALPFLVAWALERTSWTTLLPSALAAVALILTLSRSGVGCAIVGVAIVFVVHRRANARIPLFIALAASLAIAIKVLISWKTGGVFERFFSLDEVQSSGGVGMRSTLWRAAYTLWTRHPILGVGAGNFELLLPTVGAVGIRTHANSWYLQSLVEGGLPLLFATCGLVWASIGTFRRALGNPICLAAFAAGIAFALHGFVDYLVFYPKVAIMWFALLGIAAQESRT; encoded by the coding sequence ATGGCCGTTTTCCCCCCGGTCGACCTCTTGTCGCTCGCCGTTTATGCCGCGCTCGGTGGCGTGGTTCTCCTTGCGACACGGCTGCGGCCGTCGAACGCGATTGTCGCACTGATCGCGACAGCTCCGTTTGATTTCAGCCATGCCGTCGGCGCAACGACGATCACCTTCGACAAAGTAGCGCTCCTTGCAGCGGTTGTGGGACTGGGCCTTCGCCGCCCTCGCGTAACGATTCCGCGGACAATCGGAATCTCCATATTCTTCGTCATCCTTGCAACGCTGCTAACGTTCGCCGTTGCGGAATACAAAGGCCCCGTACTTCGCGAAACATTAAAGTGGATTCAATATCTCCTGATCTTCACGGTCGCGGCAGCAGCGTGGCAGCTGGATCCCGATCGACGGCGCCTCGAAGGTGCGGTAACACTGACCGTTACCGCCGTGGCGTTCCTCGCGCTCGCGCAAGAATTCATCGGCTCGCCAACCGGCATCTGGTTCGGCGATCGCGCCTTCCCGCGCATCGCGGGACCACTCGAAGGTCCCAATCAGCTAGCAGGCTATCTCGGTATCGCATTGCCGTTTCTCGTCGCGTGGGCACTCGAGCGGACGTCGTGGACGACGCTCCTACCCAGTGCGCTCGCTGCAGTTGCGTTGATTCTGACGCTCTCGCGGAGCGGCGTCGGCTGCGCGATTGTCGGTGTTGCAATCGTGTTCGTCGTGCATCGTCGCGCGAACGCACGGATCCCACTTTTCATCGCACTTGCCGCAAGTCTCGCGATTGCGATAAAAGTGTTGATAAGTTGGAAGACGGGAGGCGTTTTCGAACGCTTTTTCTCACTCGATGAAGTACAAAGCTCGGGCGGCGTCGGAATGCGGAGCACGCTTTGGCGCGCTGCGTACACGCTGTGGACGCGGCATCCTATTTTGGGCGTCGGCGCCGGAAACTTCGAGCTTCTCTTGCCGACGGTCGGCGCAGTGGGCATCCGCACGCATGCGAACTCTTGGTATCTGCAGTCGCTGGTCGAAGGCGGCTTACCGCTTCTGTTTGCGACGTGCGGCCTGGTCTGGGCGTCGATTGGAACATTCCGGCGCGCTCTCGGAAATCCGATCTGCCTTGCAGCCTTTGCTGCCGGCATCGCCTTTGCACTGCACGGCTTCGTCGATTATCTTGTCTTCTACCCGAAGGTTGCGATCATGTGGTTTGCACTGCTCGGCATCGCTGCGCAGGAGTCGCGCACATAG
- a CDS encoding glycosyltransferase 87 family protein, with the protein MLSVPLVIAFGAIASHVVFPALHKPDAVLSQPVAVVTAWGWSGVAAWLIYFATMLLAGIAYGFAIARSRETPLIAILAGSVLACCAALAFRFIFSSDVYAYAAYGALSATHHDPYIPHTLPPLQLVDAVWTHAIGFEWPSLPAFIYGPAFLALVHVTVVATHFDLPTTLIALRAIEIIAFVAAVGVAANAVPERGRLLAAIIGLNPVVISTVSDGHNDALVLLVVAIGALIALRKPEFGGFLAGASMMLKATGAVATIALAYVLRDRRFTLWGCAAIGLSIVAQLVSTQLAGGYRTAAATDFVGTGEAAIAIGIRGLIALGLVARALYNAARGDRAAALAAAALAIWALYPQDYPWYGMWLLPLAAFTLEQREGPVLVLLTFSSTLRYLSDAYGFAPAAPWLELIALVTPLAGYLREPLPT; encoded by the coding sequence ATGTTGAGCGTACCGCTCGTCATTGCATTTGGCGCAATTGCATCGCATGTTGTCTTTCCGGCGTTGCATAAACCCGACGCTGTTCTCTCTCAGCCGGTCGCCGTCGTTACGGCGTGGGGCTGGTCCGGAGTTGCGGCATGGCTGATTTACTTCGCGACCATGCTGCTCGCGGGAATCGCCTACGGATTTGCTATCGCGCGCAGCCGCGAAACACCGCTCATCGCGATTCTCGCCGGAAGCGTTCTTGCATGCTGCGCCGCCCTTGCGTTCCGCTTTATCTTCTCGAGCGACGTCTACGCATATGCAGCCTATGGCGCGTTATCGGCGACACATCACGATCCGTATATCCCCCATACGCTTCCGCCACTGCAGCTGGTAGACGCCGTATGGACGCACGCAATCGGGTTCGAATGGCCGTCGCTCCCGGCGTTCATCTACGGCCCTGCATTTCTCGCGCTCGTCCATGTGACCGTCGTCGCGACGCATTTCGATCTTCCGACAACATTGATCGCGTTGCGCGCAATCGAAATCATCGCGTTTGTTGCGGCAGTCGGCGTTGCAGCTAACGCGGTGCCTGAACGAGGCCGGTTACTGGCAGCGATCATCGGCCTCAATCCCGTCGTGATTTCCACGGTGTCCGACGGGCACAATGATGCGCTGGTTTTACTCGTGGTCGCAATAGGCGCGCTCATTGCGCTTCGCAAGCCCGAATTTGGCGGCTTTCTTGCGGGAGCATCGATGATGCTCAAAGCGACCGGCGCCGTCGCGACCATCGCACTCGCGTACGTCCTGCGCGATCGCCGATTCACTCTGTGGGGATGTGCGGCGATCGGGCTCAGCATCGTCGCGCAATTGGTTTCAACACAACTCGCCGGTGGCTACCGAACTGCTGCAGCAACCGATTTCGTGGGCACCGGGGAGGCGGCGATTGCGATCGGCATTCGCGGATTGATCGCTCTCGGACTCGTCGCACGAGCGCTTTACAATGCCGCAAGGGGCGATCGCGCTGCGGCGCTAGCTGCCGCTGCCCTTGCAATCTGGGCGCTTTATCCGCAAGACTACCCGTGGTACGGCATGTGGCTGCTCCCCTTGGCAGCGTTCACGCTCGAGCAGCGGGAAGGTCCCGTGCTCGTTCTGCTGACGTTTAGCAGCACGCTGCGTTACCTCTCAGACGCCTACGGGTTCGCACCGGCGGCTCCGTGGCTCGAGCTCATCGCACTCGTGACCCCGCTTGCCGGCTATTTGAGGGAACCACTACCCACGTGA